In Streptomyces sp. NBC_01717, one DNA window encodes the following:
- a CDS encoding GlxA family transcriptional regulator: MKRKHPGTGPHTVTVFVFPGVRLLDVTGPIEVFSTANEFGGRYRVQIASEDGTEVITSAGTRLSADLSVDDVQEPCDVLVIPGGPEWESLIKDDALLDVVRQLNEKSRCTASVCTGAFLLAAAGLLNGRRAATHWRHSRELASRFPSVRVDPDAIFVRDGQMMTSAGVSAGIDLSLALVEDHYGAEVARSVAKDMVVFMQRPGGQSQFSVRSRAPHTHQQMLRRVLDAVAENPGANHTLTAMARRAGISVRHVTRLFYEEVGTTPARYVEQVRLEAAQGLLETGDDPMPVVARRTGFGSPESLRRAFVRHVGVTPGAFRASFRTAGRGHEGSGVPGGAVVEAQPDDDELSAA; encoded by the coding sequence ATGAAGCGCAAGCACCCTGGTACGGGTCCGCACACTGTGACGGTGTTCGTCTTTCCGGGGGTGCGGCTGCTCGATGTGACCGGTCCCATCGAGGTGTTCTCGACGGCGAACGAGTTCGGCGGGCGCTATCGGGTACAGATCGCGTCCGAGGACGGCACGGAGGTGATCACCTCCGCCGGGACCCGACTCAGCGCTGACCTTTCCGTCGACGATGTGCAGGAGCCGTGCGACGTTCTGGTGATCCCGGGCGGTCCGGAATGGGAATCGCTGATCAAGGACGACGCTCTTCTGGATGTCGTCCGGCAACTGAACGAGAAGAGCCGCTGCACCGCATCGGTGTGCACGGGAGCGTTTCTGCTGGCCGCGGCGGGACTTCTGAATGGCCGTCGCGCTGCGACGCACTGGCGGCATTCACGGGAACTGGCATCTCGTTTCCCGTCCGTGCGGGTCGATCCGGACGCCATCTTCGTGCGGGACGGGCAGATGATGACTTCGGCGGGTGTCAGCGCCGGTATCGACCTGTCCTTGGCCCTGGTCGAAGATCACTACGGTGCGGAGGTCGCTCGATCGGTTGCCAAGGACATGGTCGTCTTCATGCAGCGGCCGGGTGGCCAGTCCCAATTCAGCGTCCGCTCCCGGGCGCCGCACACCCACCAGCAGATGCTCCGCCGGGTCCTCGATGCCGTCGCCGAGAACCCCGGGGCCAACCACACGCTCACGGCCATGGCTCGCAGGGCCGGCATCAGCGTCCGTCACGTGACCCGGCTCTTCTACGAAGAGGTGGGAACCACGCCGGCCCGGTACGTCGAACAGGTCAGGCTGGAAGCTGCCCAGGGGCTGCTGGAGACGGGTGATGACCCCATGCCGGTCGTAGCGCGGCGCACAGGGTTCGGCTCACCCGAGTCGCTCCGCAGAGCGTTCGTGCGACACGTGGGTGTGACACCTGGTGCCTTCAGGGCCAGTTTCCGGACGGCCGGACGTGGACACGAGGGATCTGGTGTTCCCGGCGGTGCCGTGGTCGAGGCACAGCCCGATGACGATGAGCTGTCCGCTGCCTGA
- a CDS encoding helix-turn-helix transcriptional regulator — MPSDLPWAGTGLGLLAGRVLECLVTQPELSSEAVAEALGVTSAAAERALQALENEHLVVRVGDRPTRWSAGPPRSTLGSLLAQRRQELARAELYMEQLHEAYRSASHRRVTSDLFEVVESAEQVGLRYAQLLASSRQEVLHLAKPPYITRSARLEDTSVPTVPAAVADAPTPEVPVPDGVRLRSVYDTDGMTDTVSLRTAVSGTARGGELRLLAGLPMKLVVFDATVGIMPLRQEDPSAGSLIVHSTTLLGVLTALFESVWERATPVSLNSGPGRPPITAAEPDGQPPGRMRDILTLLRAGLTDDAIARVLGLSRRTIQKHISETAELLGARTRFQIALMARERGWLGDAPGVVVAASAERTAG; from the coding sequence GTGCCGTCGGATTTGCCGTGGGCCGGGACCGGTCTGGGCCTCTTGGCCGGCCGGGTACTCGAATGCCTGGTCACGCAGCCGGAGCTGAGCAGCGAGGCGGTCGCCGAAGCGCTCGGGGTCACCTCGGCAGCCGCCGAACGCGCCCTGCAGGCCCTGGAGAACGAACACCTGGTCGTCCGCGTAGGTGACCGGCCCACGCGCTGGAGCGCGGGCCCGCCCCGCTCCACCCTCGGTTCGCTGCTGGCCCAGAGGCGGCAGGAACTGGCGCGGGCGGAGCTGTACATGGAGCAGTTGCATGAGGCATACCGCTCGGCGTCGCATCGTCGGGTCACCTCCGACCTGTTCGAGGTGGTGGAGAGCGCCGAGCAGGTCGGGCTGCGTTACGCGCAGTTGCTCGCGTCCAGCCGGCAGGAGGTGCTCCACCTCGCCAAACCTCCGTACATCACCCGGTCCGCGCGGCTCGAGGACACCTCGGTTCCGACTGTCCCCGCAGCCGTTGCGGACGCACCGACTCCGGAGGTGCCCGTGCCCGACGGAGTGCGGCTCCGGTCGGTGTACGACACCGATGGGATGACCGACACCGTTTCGCTGCGCACCGCCGTGAGCGGCACGGCCCGGGGCGGGGAGCTGCGGCTGTTGGCCGGGCTCCCGATGAAACTGGTGGTGTTCGATGCGACGGTCGGCATCATGCCGCTGCGACAGGAGGACCCGTCTGCGGGTTCGCTCATCGTGCACTCGACCACACTTCTCGGAGTACTCACCGCGCTCTTCGAAAGCGTCTGGGAACGGGCGACCCCGGTGTCGCTGAACAGCGGCCCCGGTCGACCGCCGATCACTGCGGCGGAACCGGATGGCCAGCCTCCGGGGCGGATGCGCGACATCCTCACTCTGTTGCGCGCGGGTCTGACGGACGACGCGATCGCCCGGGTCCTGGGGCTGAGCCGACGGACGATCCAGAAACACATCAGCGAGACCGCAGAACTCCTCGGCGCGCGGACCCGCTTCCAGATCGCGCTGATGGCACGCGAACGAGGCTGGCTCGGGGACGCCCCGGGCGTGGTGGTGGCGGCCTCCGCCGAACGAACGGCCGGGTGA
- a CDS encoding MFS transporter, whose translation MASIGSTLEPDPRRWRALGIICLVQVMLLLDVTVVNVALPPIQKDLGFTSTGLAWVVNSYTVTYGGLLMLGGRLGDLVGRRRLFLIGLAIFALSSASAGVAQQAGVLVASRFVQGIGAALVSPAALSLVTLLFTRPQERARAMAIWSGLAGVGVALGVVLSGILTDLVSWRWIFFINLPVAAFAFLATPHLVSESRAVKRGRPDVLGAILVTLGLLLVVFGLLEKSDRAWLSFPVLGRVGIGVLLLIGFVLVEARVAQPLMPLAFLRSRNRSIANVVRVCYYVGFATFFFSLSLYVQHTLHFSALATGFAFVPFGLVILFSATVIAPRLLPRFGLRTLNGGGLAISTVGYVLLAGLSAHGTYMADVLPGLILVPLGGGLVLVGSTVAGVDGATGEDAGIATSMNNASMQIGSAFGLAALVSMGTSHATVLQHAGVDPMTATARGYAFSFAVAAGVTAFGALVGFLGIHRTAAEAREVRENTGQRAA comes from the coding sequence ATGGCTTCGATCGGTTCCACTCTCGAACCCGATCCGCGCAGGTGGCGCGCGCTCGGCATCATCTGCCTGGTGCAGGTGATGCTGCTGCTCGACGTGACCGTGGTCAATGTCGCGCTTCCCCCCATCCAAAAGGATCTCGGCTTTACGAGCACCGGCCTGGCGTGGGTCGTCAACAGTTACACCGTCACCTACGGCGGCCTGCTGATGCTTGGTGGGCGCCTGGGCGATCTGGTGGGCCGCAGACGCCTGTTCCTCATCGGTCTGGCGATCTTCGCGCTTTCGTCGGCGAGCGCCGGAGTGGCCCAGCAGGCCGGTGTGCTCGTCGCCAGTCGCTTCGTGCAGGGCATCGGCGCGGCACTCGTCAGTCCGGCAGCCCTGTCCCTGGTGACGCTGCTGTTCACCCGGCCGCAGGAAAGGGCGCGGGCGATGGCCATCTGGAGCGGCCTGGCCGGAGTTGGCGTGGCCCTGGGCGTCGTGCTCTCAGGCATCCTCACCGACCTCGTCTCCTGGCGCTGGATATTTTTCATCAACCTGCCCGTTGCCGCCTTCGCGTTTCTCGCCACCCCCCACCTCGTCTCCGAGAGCCGGGCCGTCAAGCGTGGCCGGCCTGACGTCCTCGGAGCGATCCTGGTCACCCTCGGCCTGCTGCTGGTCGTATTCGGCTTGTTGGAGAAGAGCGATCGCGCGTGGCTCTCGTTCCCCGTCCTCGGTCGCGTGGGGATCGGCGTTCTCCTCCTGATCGGCTTCGTGCTGGTGGAGGCCCGGGTGGCACAGCCCTTGATGCCCCTCGCGTTCCTACGCTCGCGCAACCGGAGCATCGCCAACGTGGTCCGCGTCTGCTACTACGTCGGATTCGCCACCTTCTTCTTCTCGCTGAGCCTGTACGTGCAGCACACACTGCATTTCTCCGCGCTGGCGACCGGATTCGCCTTCGTACCGTTCGGGTTGGTCATTCTGTTCAGCGCCACTGTGATCGCGCCGCGTCTCCTCCCCCGGTTCGGGCTGCGGACATTGAATGGAGGAGGACTTGCGATCTCCACGGTCGGCTACGTTCTCCTTGCCGGACTGAGCGCCCACGGCACGTATATGGCCGATGTGCTGCCCGGGCTGATCCTCGTGCCGCTGGGAGGCGGGCTGGTCCTCGTCGGATCCACCGTTGCCGGAGTGGACGGCGCCACGGGTGAGGACGCAGGCATCGCCACCAGCATGAACAATGCGTCCATGCAGATCGGCAGCGCCTTCGGCCTGGCCGCCCTGGTCTCCATGGGCACCAGCCACGCCACCGTCCTGCAACACGCAGGCGTCGACCCGATGACCGCCACCGCGCGCGGCTACGCCTTCAGCTTCGCCGTCGCCGCCGGTGTGACGGCCTTCGGCGCGTTGGTCGGCTTCCTTGGGATTCACCGTACGGCAGCCGAGGCCCGGGAAGTACGGGAGAACACCGGGCAGCGCGCGGCCTGA
- a CDS encoding multifunctional oxoglutarate decarboxylase/oxoglutarate dehydrogenase thiamine pyrophosphate-binding subunit/dihydrolipoyllysine-residue succinyltransferase subunit, with translation MASQSRFGINEWLVDEQYERYLHDPGSVDPTWREFFGSQVPVVGRQARNGATTTHDSTDESAIKAVRVAALIEAYRVRGHLVADTDPLTTRQMVGHPELDIMAFGLRDDDLQREFVVDGFTGQTTMTLRNVLNALQEFYCRTVGTEYMHIQSSQERCWLQQRIESPQPRPDVAEQLQILYRLGAAEAFETFLQTKYVGHKRYSLEGGESAIVLLDALLLRSIRQGVREAVIGMAHRGRLNVLANTIGKSYAEIFHEFEDAVDIRSVQGTGDVKYHLGAEGTYRALDGGTIAVSVVANPSHLEIVGPVAQGVVRAKQESAAEGGEAFPVLPIVVHGDAAFAGQGVVSETLNMSQLPGYRTGGTVHIVINNQVGFTTSPASGRSSTYATDVARSVEAPIFHVNGDDPEAVVRVARLAFDYRRTFHKDVVVDLICYRRHGHSEVDDPSITQPAMYDRIDVRASVRKLYAEALVHRGDIGERQVEGALRDYQGHLERAFTETRAPAVPHSPKPANPVDAQNAAAPQVATAITEATARHVIASQTGMPGGFTVHARVLPQLRRRTTMLDAGTIDWATAETLSIGSLLLDGVPVRLAGQDSRRGTFGQRHAVLIDRRTGVEHTPLSSLGSRAASFAPYDSMLSELGALAFEYGYSLARPDALVLWEAQFGDFANGAQTVIDEYISSSEQKWGQRSGVTLLLPHGLEGQGPDHSSGRIERFLQLCAQGNMTVAMPSLPGNYFHLLRQQALGEHRRPLVVFTPKSMLRSKAATSRLTELTTGAFRPVIPDETVDTARIRRVLVCSGKVFYDLDAYRRSADLSDTAIVRLERLYPFPEEEISAVLAGFPAAAEVRWVQEEPENQGAWSFVGPYVHRLAGRPVECVSRPQAPAPAVGSARRHAGEQKDLVKSAFH, from the coding sequence GTGGCGTCGCAATCACGCTTCGGCATCAACGAATGGCTCGTGGACGAGCAGTACGAGCGATACCTGCACGACCCCGGCTCGGTCGACCCGACCTGGAGGGAGTTCTTCGGCTCCCAGGTCCCCGTGGTCGGCCGACAGGCACGCAACGGCGCGACGACCACGCATGACAGTACGGACGAGTCGGCGATCAAGGCGGTCCGCGTTGCCGCGCTCATCGAGGCGTATCGAGTCCGTGGACACCTGGTGGCCGATACCGACCCGCTCACGACACGGCAGATGGTCGGCCACCCGGAGCTCGACATCATGGCATTCGGGCTCCGAGACGACGACCTGCAAAGAGAGTTCGTCGTCGACGGATTTACCGGGCAGACCACCATGACTCTTCGCAACGTGCTGAATGCCCTGCAGGAATTCTACTGCCGTACCGTCGGCACCGAGTACATGCACATCCAAAGCTCCCAGGAACGTTGCTGGCTCCAGCAGCGGATCGAGTCGCCTCAGCCCCGGCCGGACGTCGCCGAACAATTGCAGATTCTCTACCGGTTGGGCGCGGCGGAGGCCTTCGAGACGTTCCTGCAGACCAAGTATGTGGGCCACAAACGGTATTCGCTCGAAGGCGGCGAGTCGGCGATCGTGCTGCTCGACGCCCTACTGCTCCGCTCCATCAGGCAAGGGGTGAGGGAAGCTGTCATCGGTATGGCTCACCGAGGCCGGCTCAATGTTCTGGCCAACACCATCGGCAAGTCCTACGCAGAGATCTTCCATGAGTTCGAGGATGCAGTGGACATTCGCTCGGTCCAGGGAACCGGCGACGTGAAGTACCACCTCGGTGCGGAAGGGACCTACCGTGCCCTGGACGGCGGCACCATCGCCGTCTCCGTCGTGGCGAACCCCTCGCATCTGGAGATCGTAGGGCCGGTGGCCCAGGGGGTGGTGCGCGCCAAGCAGGAGTCGGCCGCCGAAGGTGGCGAAGCCTTCCCCGTATTGCCGATCGTCGTCCACGGCGATGCCGCATTCGCCGGCCAGGGCGTGGTCTCCGAGACGCTGAACATGTCACAGCTGCCCGGCTACCGCACCGGCGGGACGGTCCACATCGTCATCAACAACCAGGTCGGCTTCACGACCTCACCCGCCAGCGGCCGTTCGAGCACCTACGCCACCGACGTGGCAAGGTCGGTCGAGGCCCCGATCTTCCACGTCAACGGAGACGACCCCGAGGCCGTTGTCCGGGTCGCACGCCTGGCCTTCGACTATCGCCGGACGTTCCACAAGGACGTCGTCGTCGATCTGATCTGCTACCGGCGCCACGGGCACAGCGAGGTCGATGATCCATCCATCACTCAGCCGGCGATGTACGACCGCATCGACGTCAGGGCTTCGGTCCGCAAGCTGTACGCCGAGGCACTGGTCCACCGAGGGGACATCGGCGAGCGGCAGGTGGAAGGCGCATTGCGGGACTATCAGGGACACCTCGAGCGCGCCTTCACCGAGACCCGGGCGCCGGCGGTGCCCCACTCCCCGAAGCCTGCGAACCCCGTGGACGCTCAGAATGCAGCCGCCCCCCAGGTGGCGACCGCGATCACGGAGGCGACCGCCCGGCACGTCATCGCTTCCCAGACCGGTATGCCGGGAGGGTTCACCGTGCACGCGCGTGTTCTTCCGCAGCTCCGGAGGCGTACCACGATGCTGGATGCGGGAACGATCGACTGGGCCACCGCGGAAACACTGTCCATCGGGTCCCTGCTGCTGGACGGAGTCCCCGTGCGGCTCGCCGGGCAGGATTCCCGCCGCGGCACGTTCGGCCAACGGCACGCCGTGCTCATCGACCGGCGCACCGGCGTGGAACACACGCCGCTGAGCTCCCTCGGCTCGCGGGCCGCGAGCTTTGCACCCTACGACTCGATGTTGTCCGAACTGGGAGCGCTGGCCTTCGAGTACGGCTACTCACTGGCGCGGCCCGACGCTCTGGTGCTGTGGGAGGCCCAGTTCGGCGACTTCGCCAACGGGGCCCAGACAGTCATCGACGAGTACATCTCGTCGTCCGAACAGAAATGGGGTCAGCGCTCCGGTGTGACTCTGCTGCTGCCGCACGGCTTGGAAGGGCAGGGGCCCGACCACTCCTCCGGCAGGATCGAGCGATTCCTTCAACTCTGCGCGCAGGGGAACATGACCGTCGCCATGCCCTCCCTGCCGGGCAACTACTTCCATCTGCTCAGGCAGCAAGCGCTCGGCGAGCACAGAAGGCCACTGGTCGTCTTCACTCCGAAGTCGATGCTGCGGTCGAAGGCAGCAACCTCCAGGCTGACGGAGCTCACCACGGGCGCGTTCCGTCCAGTCATACCGGACGAGACGGTGGACACCGCTCGGATCAGGCGTGTGCTGGTGTGCTCGGGCAAGGTCTTCTACGACCTGGATGCCTATCGGCGAAGCGCTGACCTGTCGGACACGGCGATCGTCCGCCTGGAGCGGCTCTACCCGTTCCCGGAGGAGGAGATCAGCGCGGTACTCGCCGGTTTCCCCGCCGCAGCCGAGGTGCGATGGGTGCAAGAGGAGCCGGAGAACCAAGGAGCATGGTCCTTCGTGGGGCCCTACGTGCACCGGCTGGCGGGTCGTCCCGTCGAATGCGTCAGCCGACCGCAGGCACCGGCCCCCGCCGTGGGGTCTGCCCGGCGGCATGCCGGGGAACAGAAGGACCTCGTGAAGTCAGCCTTCCACTGA
- a CDS encoding TetR/AcrR family transcriptional regulator, giving the protein MSSKRVYVSPLREQAAAQTRALILQRAAELFADRGYGRVTVADIAAAAGVAPKTVFASVGSKGDILDRIVGQGVAASGYEQAMRQVLALRTPKSVLEALARGTRAGNEGQFTVHEAIRKALPVHEDGEVLWERATAAYRDALRTAARHLHTLTPPPPCPVEETADLLWFWFGPTGWRTIVVENGWSWDRAEDFLRHTAVTTLC; this is encoded by the coding sequence ATGTCGTCCAAGCGTGTCTACGTCTCCCCCTTGCGTGAGCAGGCCGCCGCGCAGACCCGCGCACTGATCCTCCAGCGGGCGGCCGAACTGTTCGCCGACCGCGGCTATGGCCGGGTGACCGTCGCGGACATCGCGGCGGCGGCCGGCGTCGCGCCGAAGACCGTCTTCGCGAGTGTCGGAAGCAAGGGCGACATCCTGGACCGGATCGTTGGGCAGGGCGTGGCCGCGTCCGGTTACGAGCAGGCCATGCGACAGGTGCTCGCCCTGCGGACACCGAAGTCGGTCCTGGAAGCGCTGGCGCGCGGCACGCGGGCGGGCAACGAGGGGCAGTTCACAGTGCACGAGGCGATCCGCAAGGCTCTGCCCGTCCATGAGGACGGCGAGGTGCTGTGGGAGCGCGCCACGGCGGCTTACCGGGACGCGCTCCGCACCGCCGCCCGCCATCTGCACACCCTGACGCCGCCGCCTCCTTGCCCGGTGGAGGAGACGGCCGACCTCCTGTGGTTCTGGTTCGGCCCGACGGGCTGGCGCACGATCGTGGTGGAAAACGGCTGGTCATGGGACCGGGCCGAGGATTTCCTTCGCCACACCGCAGTCACCACTCTTTGCTGA
- a CDS encoding ester cyclase has protein sequence MGMDTTELAHGLFRILETGDPVLAADVVGEDFRNREAAVSPPACAIPGPAGVLASGAWMRSAFSDLRFPILGLARNDHQIWVRLRMQGRHTGPFVRFKDESLDQAIPPTGRRIDFEQIHVLDLRDGKVIRHEAVRDDITMLGQLGVFPPAPATALRMLAWRMTGRAARAAAQVATQAADAAALLRDTAHPNR, from the coding sequence ATGGGAATGGACACCACGGAACTGGCCCACGGGCTTTTCCGGATACTCGAGACAGGGGATCCGGTCCTGGCCGCCGACGTGGTGGGCGAAGACTTCCGCAACCGCGAAGCGGCCGTTTCGCCCCCGGCCTGCGCGATCCCCGGCCCCGCAGGCGTTCTGGCATCGGGCGCGTGGATGCGGTCGGCCTTCAGCGACCTACGGTTTCCCATCCTCGGCCTCGCCCGCAACGACCACCAGATCTGGGTGCGGCTGCGCATGCAAGGACGGCACACCGGCCCGTTCGTACGCTTCAAGGACGAATCCCTCGACCAGGCCATCCCTCCCACCGGACGCAGAATCGATTTCGAGCAGATACACGTACTCGACCTCCGCGACGGCAAGGTGATCAGGCACGAAGCAGTACGCGACGACATCACCATGCTCGGCCAACTCGGCGTGTTCCCCCCGGCCCCGGCCACCGCCCTGCGCATGCTCGCATGGCGGATGACCGGGCGAGCCGCTCGCGCAGCCGCCCAGGTCGCGACCCAGGCAGCCGACGCGGCCGCCCTGCTCCGCGACACGGCTCACCCGAACCGCTGA
- a CDS encoding TDT family transporter translates to MNSSSSASPSSPTANRTTRPVIGPSWFAAVMGTGIVANAAVTLPRSFDGLRTAATVVWLGAALLLMLLAVRYLRQRTLRVHAADPMVVQFFGAPPMALLTVGAGALLLGRWVIGLEAALAVDWVLWSLGTVLGLVTACAVPYRMVTRHRFAPDAAFGGWLMPVVPPMVSAATGALLVPYTPTGQLRLALLLGCYAMLGLGLVATLLVLAMIYSRLVHHDAPTGTVVPTVWIGLGALGQSVTALGALAVVAPSALPAPYARGTAVFALLGGIVVWGFAMLWLALAIGLTARTIRAGLSFAPTWWSFIFPVGACVTATGALAARTGSEPFIWTAVVLYALLVIAWVVVAGHSLRHAAKHVRRRPVAGHERRRPVDRPGRLRSETGTRRGMNNSCH, encoded by the coding sequence ATGAATTCCTCCTCGTCCGCCAGTCCTTCGTCTCCTACGGCGAACAGAACGACGCGTCCGGTAATTGGCCCGAGTTGGTTCGCGGCCGTTATGGGCACTGGCATCGTCGCAAACGCGGCGGTCACCCTGCCCCGGAGCTTCGACGGACTGCGGACTGCGGCCACGGTGGTCTGGCTGGGCGCAGCGCTCCTGCTGATGCTGCTGGCCGTCCGCTACCTCAGGCAACGGACACTGCGCGTACACGCGGCTGATCCGATGGTGGTCCAGTTCTTCGGCGCACCGCCGATGGCGCTGCTCACGGTGGGTGCCGGGGCGCTGCTGCTCGGCCGATGGGTGATCGGGCTCGAGGCAGCGCTGGCTGTGGACTGGGTTCTCTGGTCGCTCGGTACCGTGCTCGGTCTTGTCACTGCCTGTGCGGTGCCTTATCGGATGGTCACCCGCCACCGCTTTGCGCCGGACGCGGCGTTCGGCGGCTGGCTGATGCCGGTGGTGCCGCCGATGGTCTCCGCGGCGACGGGCGCGCTGCTCGTCCCGTACACACCCACCGGGCAGCTGCGGCTCGCCCTGCTACTGGGCTGCTACGCGATGCTCGGGCTCGGCCTCGTTGCGACGCTGCTGGTGCTGGCCATGATCTACAGCCGCCTGGTGCACCATGACGCACCCACCGGAACGGTGGTGCCCACGGTGTGGATCGGCCTAGGGGCGTTGGGTCAGTCGGTGACGGCGCTCGGCGCGCTGGCCGTGGTGGCGCCGAGCGCGCTGCCCGCGCCCTACGCGCGGGGCACCGCGGTTTTCGCACTGCTCGGCGGAATCGTGGTGTGGGGCTTCGCCATGCTGTGGCTGGCGCTCGCCATAGGGCTGACTGCGCGGACAATCCGTGCCGGGCTGTCCTTCGCGCCCACTTGGTGGTCTTTCATCTTCCCGGTCGGCGCCTGCGTGACTGCTACCGGCGCCCTTGCTGCGCGGACCGGCTCGGAGCCGTTCATCTGGACGGCCGTCGTGCTCTATGCGCTGCTCGTCATCGCCTGGGTGGTGGTGGCCGGCCACTCCCTGCGCCACGCCGCCAAACATGTGCGCCGCCGGCCTGTCGCCGGGCACGAGCGCCGGCGGCCCGTCGACCGGCCAGGACGCCTTCGATCCGAGACCGGCACACGGCGAGGGATGAACAACTCCTGTCACTGA
- a CDS encoding DUF6884 domain-containing protein, producing MTANDHLDCFKPELVVIPCGSRKLGRRTRAADMYVGSYHRACRKAADALQPDQLLILSARYGLLDLDDVIEPYDTAHGAADAITDQVLLKQATLRDIVRLDPVVALGGARHVSLVRSIWPHARTPLAGTRGMGEQMARLAVLRNGRDQQLM from the coding sequence ATGACAGCGAACGACCATCTCGACTGCTTCAAACCAGAACTCGTCGTCATCCCGTGCGGTAGCCGCAAACTGGGCCGGCGCACACGAGCGGCAGACATGTATGTCGGCTCCTATCACCGTGCGTGCCGTAAGGCGGCTGATGCACTGCAGCCCGACCAGCTGCTCATCCTCTCTGCACGCTACGGCCTGCTCGACCTCGACGACGTCATCGAGCCGTACGACACAGCCCATGGCGCTGCCGACGCCATAACGGACCAAGTCCTCCTGAAGCAGGCGACTCTGCGTGACATCGTGCGCCTCGACCCCGTTGTGGCACTCGGTGGCGCACGACATGTCAGCCTCGTCCGCAGCATCTGGCCGCACGCCCGCACGCCGCTGGCCGGGACACGCGGCATGGGTGAGCAGATGGCCCGACTCGCAGTGTTGCGCAATGGGCGGGATCAGCAGCTGATGTGA
- a CDS encoding transposase family protein: protein MFAGLAGAWEAARQSALREARGGKRRRAEGAGRKPKLVFLDRLLVTLVHLRHQLPHVVLAELFEVDRSTVSAAIRQVRPLLAARGFAVPDRPGLRLKTLEDVFAYAEAEGVELRIDGVETQVRRPQAGRPGRRAFVSGKRKQNTVKTTTFSDGQGRLLLSGLVRPGRMHDQTARRTEGIAEQFRTRPGVKAKVDSGYLGLAKEFPGQVSAPPKKPKDEACDGDKRAWRETRRRQSSARICVEHTNAELRQWAPLRRFTGRRDTYAETHLAIASLVSDRSAQRATHRRTSTELALVRDTAR, encoded by the coding sequence TTGTTCGCCGGTCTCGCCGGTGCGTGGGAGGCCGCCCGGCAGTCCGCGCTCCGCGAGGCCCGGGGCGGGAAACGTCGGCGGGCGGAGGGTGCCGGCCGAAAGCCCAAGCTGGTCTTCCTCGATCGGCTGCTGGTCACCCTGGTCCATCTGCGTCATCAGTTGCCGCACGTGGTGCTCGCCGAGCTCTTCGAGGTGGATCGCTCCACCGTCTCCGCGGCCATCCGGCAGGTCCGCCCGCTGCTGGCGGCCCGTGGTTTCGCCGTGCCCGACCGGCCGGGCCTGCGGCTGAAGACGCTGGAGGACGTCTTCGCCTATGCCGAGGCGGAGGGCGTTGAGCTGCGGATCGATGGGGTCGAGACCCAGGTCCGCCGCCCGCAGGCCGGCCGCCCCGGGCGCCGGGCATTCGTTTCCGGAAAACGTAAGCAGAACACCGTCAAGACCACCACGTTCAGCGACGGCCAGGGCCGCCTGCTGCTGTCCGGCCTGGTCCGCCCAGGCCGGATGCACGACCAGACCGCCCGGCGCACCGAGGGCATCGCCGAGCAGTTCCGTACCCGTCCCGGTGTGAAGGCGAAGGTCGATTCCGGCTACCTCGGGCTGGCCAAGGAGTTCCCCGGCCAGGTCAGCGCCCCGCCGAAGAAGCCCAAGGACGAGGCGTGCGACGGTGACAAGCGCGCCTGGCGCGAGACACGGCGGCGGCAGTCCTCGGCGAGGATCTGTGTGGAGCACACCAACGCCGAGCTCCGCCAGTGGGCGCCCTTGCGCCGATTCACCGGACGCCGCGATACCTATGCTGAGACTCATCTCGCGATCGCCTCACTCGTCTCCGACCGATCCGCGCAGCGGGCCACCCACCGCCGCACAAGCACCGAACTGGCCCTCGTCCGCGATACCGCCCGCTGA
- a CDS encoding GNAT family N-acetyltransferase has translation MNSEPVPIPIPNRVRFVELNAKALRALADGDLAGGSAEAGVDLDEHFVCDRARWIFGHRADQLAEDPSAAPWITRAVVSEPDGAVVGDAGFHGPPDEAGMVEVGYTVVPGYRRQGYARAILTALLTRAAAEPGVRTVRARIGSDNSASLATIAGFGFTRVGEQGNERDGLTVVFEVPAGALQAE, from the coding sequence ATGAATAGCGAACCTGTCCCCATTCCCATCCCCAATCGTGTCCGCTTCGTCGAGCTCAACGCAAAGGCGCTGCGGGCTCTTGCCGACGGTGACCTCGCTGGCGGCAGTGCCGAGGCCGGGGTCGACCTTGACGAACACTTCGTCTGCGACCGGGCCCGCTGGATCTTCGGCCATCGCGCTGACCAGCTCGCCGAGGACCCGTCTGCCGCGCCCTGGATCACGCGGGCCGTGGTGTCCGAGCCGGACGGGGCCGTCGTCGGCGACGCCGGGTTCCACGGGCCGCCGGATGAGGCTGGCATGGTCGAGGTCGGCTACACCGTCGTGCCCGGGTACCGCCGCCAGGGCTATGCCCGCGCCATACTGACGGCGTTGCTTACCAGGGCCGCCGCCGAACCCGGTGTCAGGACCGTGCGAGCTCGTATCGGATCCGACAACAGCGCCTCCTTGGCAACCATCGCGGGCTTCGGATTCACGCGCGTCGGCGAGCAGGGGAACGAGCGCGACGGGCTCACGGTCGTCTTCGAGGTCCCGGCAGGCGCGCTTCAGGCCGAGTAG